One window of the Bacillota bacterium genome contains the following:
- a CDS encoding bifunctional (p)ppGpp synthetase/guanosine-3',5'-bis(diphosphate) 3'-pyrophosphohydrolase, whose protein sequence is MNLDKIHASLAEYAPGYDADLVQRAWNLAQRAHEGQFRESGLPFVVHPLAVAEILTEMEQDPETIAAAFLHDVVEDADVSVEEIKADFGAEIAQLVDGVTKLKRLRFQSKEQQQVENLRKMFMAMARDFRVIIIKFADRLHNMRTLSHMPPTRQKDIARETMEIYAPLAHRLGIFKFKWELEDLSFRYLHPQQYYQLAREIQQRREEREQLINEISFKISDSLQTAGLKAEITGRPKHLYSIWRKMQVQNKTLNEIFDLTALRVVVDNVRDCYTVLGHIHNLYKPVPGRFKDYIAMPKSNMYQSLHTTVIGPQGVPVEIQIRTWQMHHTSEYGLASHWRYKEGNRKGDRQFEQKLSWLRQFMEWQVELKDTNEYIETLKIDLFDDEVFVFTPKGDVIDLPMGAVPLDFAYRIHTDIGNKTVGAKVNGKLVPLDHKLQTGDIVEIVTQKGASPSRDWLKLVKSSQARTKIRQWFKRAGREQNIEKGRELLARELKRYNLNLSDITERFDQLIKRYNYNPKQGDDFFAALGYGGLNVASVGRKLYQLTLKERAEEVRLADLDEVREQRDTGRQDQNVVIKGADNLLIRFSRCCKPVPGDKIVGYVTRGRGVSVHRVDCPSIRGAQKERLLEVSWGEAENQAFPVELIIVAWDRKGLLQEIMHIFGEAKANILAIHGSGQNDGSARVNLTVEVSSLEHLRTISERLKSLRSVMEVRRRQHK, encoded by the coding sequence TTGAACTTGGATAAGATTCATGCCAGTTTGGCTGAATATGCGCCGGGATACGATGCGGACCTGGTTCAACGTGCCTGGAATCTGGCGCAAAGGGCTCATGAAGGGCAGTTCCGCGAGTCGGGTCTGCCCTTTGTCGTCCATCCCCTGGCAGTTGCCGAAATCCTCACCGAGATGGAACAGGACCCGGAGACAATCGCCGCCGCGTTTTTACATGATGTGGTGGAGGATGCTGATGTGTCTGTTGAGGAAATCAAGGCCGACTTTGGCGCCGAAATCGCCCAGTTGGTGGACGGTGTTACCAAGCTGAAACGCCTGCGCTTTCAGTCCAAGGAACAGCAGCAGGTGGAGAATTTGCGCAAGATGTTTATGGCCATGGCCCGGGACTTTCGCGTAATAATCATCAAGTTTGCCGATCGCTTGCATAACATGCGCACCCTCAGCCATATGCCGCCAACCCGGCAGAAGGATATCGCCCGGGAAACCATGGAGATTTACGCGCCGCTGGCCCATCGCCTGGGGATTTTCAAATTTAAATGGGAGTTGGAAGATCTGTCCTTCCGTTACCTGCATCCCCAGCAATACTATCAGCTTGCCAGGGAGATTCAGCAACGTCGTGAAGAACGGGAGCAACTGATTAATGAAATCAGCTTTAAAATTTCCGACAGTTTGCAGACCGCTGGCCTTAAGGCGGAGATAACCGGGCGTCCCAAGCATCTCTACAGCATTTGGCGAAAGATGCAGGTTCAAAACAAAACCCTGAATGAAATTTTTGATCTCACCGCTCTGCGGGTGGTTGTGGATAACGTTCGGGACTGCTATACGGTGTTGGGTCATATCCACAATCTGTATAAGCCGGTGCCGGGGCGCTTTAAAGATTATATTGCCATGCCCAAGAGTAACATGTACCAATCACTGCACACAACAGTTATCGGTCCCCAGGGCGTGCCGGTGGAAATTCAAATTCGTACCTGGCAGATGCATCATACATCCGAGTATGGGCTTGCTTCCCATTGGCGTTATAAGGAAGGAAACCGCAAGGGCGATCGCCAGTTTGAACAGAAATTATCCTGGCTCCGCCAGTTTATGGAATGGCAGGTGGAGCTCAAGGACACCAATGAATATATCGAGACGCTGAAGATAGACTTGTTTGATGACGAGGTCTTTGTATTTACCCCCAAGGGTGATGTGATTGACCTGCCAATGGGCGCGGTGCCGCTGGATTTTGCCTACCGAATTCACACCGATATCGGCAATAAAACCGTGGGCGCCAAAGTCAATGGCAAGCTGGTCCCCTTGGATCATAAGTTGCAAACCGGCGATATCGTCGAGATTGTCACCCAAAAGGGCGCCAGCCCAAGCCGGGATTGGTTGAAGCTGGTCAAGTCCTCCCAGGCCCGGACAAAAATCCGGCAGTGGTTTAAACGGGCGGGTCGGGAGCAGAATATTGAAAAGGGCCGTGAACTTTTAGCCCGGGAGCTGAAGCGCTATAACCTGAATCTCTCGGATATCACAGAGCGTTTTGACCAACTGATTAAGCGCTATAATTACAATCCCAAACAAGGCGATGATTTCTTTGCCGCCCTGGGCTATGGCGGACTTAACGTGGCATCTGTGGGCAGGAAGCTCTACCAGCTCACGTTAAAAGAGCGCGCTGAGGAAGTGCGTCTGGCTGATTTGGATGAGGTTCGGGAGCAGCGGGATACGGGCAGGCAGGATCAGAATGTTGTAATCAAGGGCGCCGATAATCTACTGATTCGCTTTTCCCGGTGCTGTAAGCCGGTGCCGGGAGACAAAATTGTCGGCTATGTGACCCGGGGACGGGGCGTCTCTGTCCACAGGGTGGACTGTCCCAGTATCCGGGGAGCCCAGAAGGAACGGTTGCTGGAGGTGAGTTGGGGCGAGGCTGAGAACCAGGCTTTCCCTGTGGAATTGATTATTGTCGCCTGGGACCGCAAGGGTTTGCTCCAGGAGATAATGCATATTTTCGGCGAGGCCAAAGCGAATATCCTCGCCATTCACGGCAGCGGCCAGAACGACGGCTCTGCCCGGGTCAACCTCACAGTGGAAGTTTCCAGTCTGGAGCATTTACGGACAATTTCTGAACGCTTGAAATCGCTGCGTTCAGTTATGGAAGTGCGGCGTCGGCAGCATAAATAG
- a CDS encoding adenine phosphoribosyltransferase — protein sequence MDLKQTIRVIPDFPQKGIRFKDITTLMKDPVAFRQSIDDMAALVADLEIDVLVGPEARGFLMGAPLAYKLNAGFVPVRKSGKLPADVITASYELEYGKDTLEIHKDAINPGTKVLVVDDLLATGGTIWSAVDLVRQLGGEIVGVLFLIELTYLNGREKLADYPIYSLIKY from the coding sequence ATGGATTTGAAGCAAACCATACGGGTGATTCCTGATTTTCCCCAAAAAGGCATCCGCTTCAAGGACATTACCACATTGATGAAGGATCCCGTCGCTTTCCGCCAGTCCATTGATGACATGGCCGCTTTGGTGGCAGACTTGGAGATTGACGTTTTGGTCGGGCCCGAGGCCCGGGGATTTCTGATGGGAGCGCCTCTGGCCTACAAGTTGAATGCCGGTTTTGTGCCGGTTCGCAAATCGGGCAAGCTGCCGGCTGATGTAATCACTGCCAGTTACGAGTTGGAATATGGTAAGGACACTTTGGAAATCCACAAGGACGCAATTAATCCAGGGACCAAGGTTCTGGTTGTAGACGATTTGCTGGCCACAGGCGGGACTATCTGGTCGGCAGTGGATCTCGTGCGCCAGCTGGGTGGCGAGATTGTCGGCGTGTTATTCTTGATTGAGCTGACTTATTTGAATGGTCGGGAGAAATTGGCCGATTATCCGATATATTCGTTGATAAAATACTAA